The Actinocatenispora sera genome has a window encoding:
- the mscL gene encoding large conductance mechanosensitive channel protein MscL — protein MLKGFRDFVLRGNVVDLAVGIIIGAAFTSVVNSLVSDLLTPLIAAIFGKQDFSALYFTWNGSKFRYGNFVNAVLSFLIVAAVVYFLVVIPVDKLLQRFLPSKVDAPKRDCPQCLSTIPAAASRCAFCTAEVPPVPDHPVMR, from the coding sequence GTGCTCAAGGGTTTCCGGGACTTCGTCCTGCGCGGCAACGTGGTTGATCTGGCCGTCGGCATCATCATCGGTGCCGCGTTCACCTCCGTGGTGAATTCGCTGGTCTCTGACCTGCTCACACCGTTGATCGCGGCGATCTTCGGCAAGCAGGACTTCAGCGCGCTCTACTTCACCTGGAACGGCAGCAAGTTCCGCTACGGCAACTTCGTCAACGCGGTGCTCTCGTTCCTGATCGTCGCCGCGGTGGTCTACTTCCTGGTCGTGATCCCGGTCGACAAGCTGCTGCAGCGGTTTCTGCCGAGCAAGGTCGACGCGCCGAAGCGGGACTGCCCGCAGTGCCTGTCGACGATCCCCGCCGCGGCGAGCCGGTGCGCGTTCTGCACCGCCGAGGTGCCGCCGGTCCCGGACCACCCGGTCATGCGGTAG
- a CDS encoding GGDEF domain-containing protein yields the protein MTLRARLTAAFLAVVLGPVLIGAVFVGITVSEVSNRRAVERLQVATTTVRTTVDAACHELRSAAQIAARLYGGGSAADQASAARDGVATRLATAVQITDEHGTVRSTAGQLIGPSADCAGAYPAGTERPHSLVARVRLTDQTGRSIGEVVAAVPVDRAFVSRLGASTGVDVTLLSAGDPLSTETAVRADAIASTAHGLRGDQVKPTHDGVFVRLAPVGPEQPLRLALSTTRSDSQTLYAVLIGVVVLAGLVAVGAAWWLADSTTRPLAELAGAADRVAGGDLAARVPVRSRDEVGQLASTFNRMTREMQAYVQALTASRDQLRGNLGMLGDTLSNTHDLDGILSVILETAMAATGAQSGVVLLVDGPDGMHPNQLVARCADGFDGRLRSLSSIHVALGEGLLGGVAQGGEPRRGRADGIVLAPTEPRCRTYIAVPFSGSARPSPTGTAADGDGGHGQLRGVLALYDRLGQDDFDDADLGTLRTFAGQAAVAVDNVLLHRETERLSLTDPLTELWNYRYLRVALSNEVERATRFDRRLSVLAMDLDRFKEVNDTYGHSAGDAVLVAFAQRIRTEIREIDLACRQGGEEFVVLLPETDRGGAAHLAERICATVRDLRVPIAAPDGREPWEIQVSVSIGVAVYPDHGRTGQDVLDAADDALYAAKAAGRDTWRLAAGPRRRPGRTDAAAPGGTPAAPDGAASSPGEKAATADPRAGEVAAGPDPGTDGGAAGADGRASRAAAGTDHGAGEGAAGTDHRAGDAAAGRPGGASHRPRTPRQTRGG from the coding sequence GTGACCCTGCGCGCGCGGCTCACCGCGGCGTTCCTCGCCGTCGTACTCGGGCCCGTGCTGATCGGCGCGGTGTTCGTCGGCATCACGGTGTCCGAGGTGAGCAACCGGCGGGCGGTCGAACGGCTGCAGGTCGCCACCACGACCGTCCGGACCACCGTCGACGCCGCCTGCCACGAGCTGCGGTCCGCGGCCCAGATCGCGGCCCGGCTGTACGGCGGGGGCAGCGCCGCCGACCAGGCCAGCGCCGCCCGGGACGGGGTGGCGACCAGGCTCGCGACCGCGGTGCAGATCACCGACGAGCACGGCACCGTCCGGTCCACCGCCGGCCAGCTGATCGGGCCGTCCGCGGACTGCGCCGGGGCGTACCCCGCCGGCACCGAACGGCCGCACTCGCTGGTCGCCCGGGTACGGCTGACCGACCAGACCGGCCGCTCGATCGGCGAGGTGGTGGCCGCGGTACCGGTGGACCGGGCCTTCGTGTCCCGCCTCGGCGCGTCGACCGGGGTGGACGTGACGTTGCTGTCGGCCGGCGATCCGCTGTCCACCGAGACCGCGGTACGGGCCGACGCGATCGCCAGCACCGCCCACGGCCTGCGCGGGGACCAGGTGAAGCCCACCCACGACGGGGTGTTCGTGCGGCTCGCGCCGGTCGGCCCGGAGCAGCCGCTGCGGCTCGCCCTGTCCACCACCCGCTCCGACTCGCAGACCCTGTACGCGGTGCTGATCGGCGTCGTGGTCCTCGCCGGCCTGGTCGCGGTCGGCGCGGCCTGGTGGCTGGCGGACTCCACCACCCGACCGCTGGCCGAGCTCGCCGGCGCCGCCGACCGGGTCGCCGGCGGTGACCTCGCGGCCCGGGTACCGGTGCGCAGCCGGGACGAGGTCGGCCAGCTGGCCAGCACGTTCAACCGGATGACCCGGGAGATGCAGGCGTACGTGCAGGCGCTGACCGCGAGCCGGGACCAGCTGCGCGGCAACCTCGGCATGCTCGGCGACACGCTGTCCAACACGCACGACCTGGACGGCATCCTGTCGGTGATCCTGGAGACGGCGATGGCGGCGACCGGCGCCCAGTCCGGCGTCGTACTGCTGGTCGACGGGCCGGACGGGATGCACCCGAACCAGCTGGTCGCCCGGTGCGCGGACGGCTTCGACGGGCGGCTGCGCTCGCTGTCCTCGATCCACGTCGCCCTCGGCGAGGGGCTGCTCGGCGGTGTTGCGCAGGGCGGCGAACCGCGCCGCGGCCGGGCCGACGGGATCGTGCTGGCGCCGACCGAACCGCGCTGCCGCACCTACATCGCGGTGCCGTTCTCCGGGTCGGCCCGGCCGAGCCCGACCGGTACCGCGGCGGACGGCGACGGCGGGCACGGGCAGTTGCGCGGCGTGCTCGCACTGTACGACCGGCTCGGCCAGGACGACTTCGACGACGCCGACCTGGGCACCCTGCGTACCTTCGCCGGGCAGGCCGCGGTCGCGGTCGACAACGTGCTGCTGCACCGGGAGACCGAGCGGCTGTCGCTGACCGACCCGCTCACCGAGCTGTGGAACTACCGGTACCTGCGGGTCGCGCTGTCCAACGAGGTGGAGCGCGCCACCCGGTTCGACCGTCGGCTGTCCGTACTGGCCATGGACCTGGACCGGTTCAAGGAGGTCAACGACACGTACGGGCACTCGGCCGGAGACGCGGTGCTGGTCGCGTTCGCGCAGCGGATCCGGACGGAGATCCGCGAGATCGACCTGGCCTGCCGGCAGGGCGGCGAGGAGTTCGTCGTGCTGCTGCCGGAAACCGACCGGGGCGGCGCCGCCCACCTGGCCGAACGGATCTGCGCCACGGTGCGTGACCTGCGGGTGCCGATCGCCGCGCCGGACGGCCGCGAGCCGTGGGAGATCCAGGTGAGCGTCTCGATCGGCGTCGCCGTCTACCCCGACCATGGCCGTACCGGGCAGGACGTGCTCGACGCCGCCGACGACGCGCTGTACGCGGCGAAGGCGGCCGGCCGGGACACCTGGCGGCTCGCCGCCGGACCCCGCCGCCGGCCCGGCCGTACCGACGCGGCCGCGCCCGGCGGCACCCCGGCCGCGCCGGACGGCGCGGCGAGCAGCCCCGGCGAGAAGGCCGCGACCGCGGACCCCAGGGCCGGCGAGGTCGCCGCAGGACCCGACCCCGGCACCGACGGGGGCGCCGCAGGCGCCGACGGCAGGGCCAGCAGGGCCGCCGCGGGTACCGACCACGGGGCCGGCGAGGGCGCCGCGGGTACCGACCATCGGGCCGGCGATGCCGCCGCGGGCAGGCCGGGCGGCGCGTCGCATCGGCCGCGAACGCCGAGGCAGACGCGGGGCGGATAG
- a CDS encoding 5-formyltetrahydrofolate cyclo-ligase, protein MHAISDKSGIREGLLATRRGMSPGRRTAADAAIRAAVVTLLRTGRRVGRPAVPDARRTVTGYVPTDLEPGGTGLPEALRRWGDRVLLPVLRSDLDLDWAEYTGPDCLQPARWRLCEPSGPKLGPGAAARAAVLFVPALAVDRRGNRLGRGGGSYDRALSRVPRRALVVALLYDGELVDELPAEPHDRPVNAVVTPGDGLVRITGSGVSTPPPRVDEGPRHGG, encoded by the coding sequence ATGCACGCAATTTCGGATAAGTCGGGCATTCGTGAGGGGTTGCTCGCGACGCGCCGGGGCATGTCACCCGGGCGGCGTACCGCGGCCGACGCCGCGATCCGGGCCGCCGTGGTGACGTTGCTGCGCACCGGGCGCCGGGTGGGCCGGCCCGCCGTGCCGGACGCCCGCCGCACCGTCACCGGCTACGTACCGACCGATCTGGAGCCGGGCGGCACCGGACTGCCGGAGGCGCTGCGCCGCTGGGGCGACCGGGTGCTGCTGCCGGTGCTGCGCTCCGACCTCGACCTGGACTGGGCCGAGTACACCGGGCCGGACTGCCTGCAACCGGCCCGCTGGCGGCTGTGCGAGCCGTCCGGGCCGAAGCTCGGGCCGGGAGCCGCGGCCCGAGCGGCGGTGCTGTTCGTGCCGGCGCTGGCGGTCGACCGGCGCGGCAACCGGCTCGGCCGGGGCGGCGGCTCGTACGATCGGGCGCTGTCCCGGGTGCCCCGGCGGGCCCTGGTCGTCGCCCTGCTGTACGACGGGGAGCTGGTCGACGAACTACCCGCCGAGCCACACGACCGGCCGGTCAACGCGGTGGTCACGCCCGGCGACGGGCTCGTCCGGATCACCGGATCGGGCGTGTCTACCCCGCCACCCCGGGTGGACGAGGGGCCCCGTCATGGCGGATGA
- a CDS encoding RcpC/CpaB family pilus assembly protein encodes MRTARSRPRRRRAERLDPIRWSARRRSRLLRAAAVTALLVLAAGVLATGGGAAADEHRCTARAAPSPSRAARPGGRVPAGSVGVAVPVVGAGVGGLVHPGDRVDLTVAGGTDPTDGPGDPADVLVRDALVLRGTTGHSADMEGGSVVYLAMTEQQARRVAGVEPSARIGLTLRPG; translated from the coding sequence GTGCGCACAGCACGTTCCCGGCCGCGTCGGCGCAGGGCCGAGCGGCTAGATCCGATCCGCTGGTCGGCGCGCCGCCGGTCCCGGCTGCTGCGGGCCGCCGCGGTCACCGCGCTGCTGGTGCTCGCCGCCGGCGTGCTGGCCACCGGCGGCGGGGCCGCGGCCGACGAGCACCGCTGCACCGCGCGGGCCGCGCCGAGCCCGAGCCGCGCGGCCCGGCCCGGCGGCCGCGTCCCGGCCGGGTCGGTGGGCGTTGCGGTCCCGGTGGTCGGCGCCGGGGTCGGCGGGCTGGTGCATCCGGGCGACCGGGTCGATCTGACGGTCGCGGGCGGCACCGACCCGACCGACGGTCCCGGCGACCCGGCCGACGTGCTGGTCCGCGATGCGCTCGTCCTTCGGGGGACAACTGGCCATTCGGCGGACATGGAGGGAGGATCCGTGGTCTATTTGGCGATGACAGAACAACAGGCGCGTCGGGTGGCGGGAGTGGAGCCGTCGGCCCGGATCGGACTCACCCTCCGGCCCGGCTGA
- a CDS encoding FmdB family zinc ribbon protein gives MPTYQYVCTECGHTLEAVQSFSDGPLTECPNCGGRLRKVFSAVGVVFKGSGFYRTDSRSASTASSAAAPSSSSSDGKASSDGKGKSGDSAKNGDSGSSASTTSSTSSGSSGSSSSKSGGSSSGGSGKVAASA, from the coding sequence GTGCCCACCTACCAGTACGTCTGCACCGAGTGCGGTCACACGCTTGAGGCGGTCCAGTCCTTCAGCGACGGCCCGCTCACCGAGTGCCCCAACTGCGGCGGTCGACTGCGCAAGGTCTTCTCGGCCGTCGGCGTCGTGTTCAAGGGCTCCGGTTTCTACCGGACCGACTCGCGCTCCGCCTCGACCGCCTCGTCGGCCGCGGCCCCGTCGTCGAGCTCGTCGGACGGCAAGGCCTCCTCGGACGGCAAGGGCAAGAGCGGCGATTCCGCGAAGAACGGCGACTCCGGGTCGTCCGCGTCGACCACCTCGTCGACGTCGTCCGGCTCGTCGGGTTCGTCGAGCAGCAAGTCCGGCGGTTCGAGCAGCGGCGGCTCCGGCAAGGTCGCCGCGAGCGCCTGA